CATCCTTATCTTTGACATCCACTAATGTTAAACCCTTATATTCTTTTAGCGATGAAAGGACAGGCTGTAAGGTTTGCTTGTTCAACAGGGGTGTAGGAAAGGTGATGTTTTCTACTCTTTTATTCACCTGTTTCCAAAACCATTTACTACAGATGATCGCTCCTGTTATGCGTAATACGAAAAAGGGGAGAGGGATGGTATAACGTTTTTTTTCCGCTTGAATAATCACTTTCATCATTATTCGATCACGATCAGCACGGTATCTTTATTGGCAGAGCTAATATCTACAATCTGTCCTTCTGCTTCATTATCGATCGCGTCTAATAACAAATCCATATCAATATCTTTTACATATTTTTCGGATTCGGGAAATTTTTCTGCTATATGATGACCTGCTTTTAGTATGGTTTTAGCGAGATTAAGCGGCAAGTTGATCTTCACTTTGTCTCCATCAGCGGAGTCGATTCTGATTTTCAGCATTTTTTTCAAGTAGTTGGTGTGAGAGGAAGAGTGTGAAGGCGTTTCATCTTTTAGTAATTCGATCAGTTCTGCTCCTTTTTCTGCTGTGATTTTTTCCTCTTGTACCATCGCTAATATTTTTGCAATCTCTTCTTTCAACTTGAATCACTCCTATTCTTTTTTTAGCATTTTTACTGCTTCTTCTGGACTGAGTTCCCCTTTTTCAAGCAGCGAAATGATCTCTTTTTTGTTCACTACCTCTTGTTTCTTTTGTGGTGAATGTCCTAGAGCAGCAATAATTTCATCTAATTTTCCACGGACGGTCGGATAAGAAATCCCTAGTGCTTTTTCCACTTCTTTGATATTGCCTCTGCAAGTTAAAAAGGTTTCAATAAAATGAAGTTGTTCTTTTGCTAATGAGGCTAATTTTGAAAGCTGAAACTCATTTTCGATCGTAGTGTGACAGTGTTTACATTGCAATCGTGTGACTTGTAGCTGCTTACTACAAACTGGACAAGTTGTAATCATTGGAAATGACATATGCTTCTCCTTTCTTAATCACATTATATAATCAGTTATTAAATATGTCAATATATAAATTGATTATGTTAATTAATTTGATCATATATATTGATTTTGTTGTTTGTGATATTGATATTATCTATTTTACGTATGTAAGTGAATTTGCTCAAGTAGCGATATTGCAAACGGCCCTCC
This sequence is a window from Desmospora activa DSM 45169. Protein-coding genes within it:
- a CDS encoding SHOCT-like domain-containing protein — translated: MKEEIAKILAMVQEEKITAEKGAELIELLKDETPSHSSSHTNYLKKMLKIRIDSADGDKVKINLPLNLAKTILKAGHHIAEKFPESEKYVKDIDMDLLLDAIDNEAEGQIVDISSANKDTVLIVIE
- a CDS encoding DUF2089 domain-containing protein, yielding MSFPMITTCPVCSKQLQVTRLQCKHCHTTIENEFQLSKLASLAKEQLHFIETFLTCRGNIKEVEKALGISYPTVRGKLDEIIAALGHSPQKKQEVVNKKEIISLLEKGELSPEEAVKMLKKE